A region from the Vicia villosa cultivar HV-30 ecotype Madison, WI linkage group LG3, Vvil1.0, whole genome shotgun sequence genome encodes:
- the LOC131656747 gene encoding xyloglucan endotransglucosylase protein 1-like: MVFLKTYERKQIRMVSSSCYGFHFLLSLSIFLGFSTIVLGGNFNTDFDNLFGDERVNIMNYGNSMTLTLDEYCGSGIVSKNEYLYGRFDMDIKLVPGNSAGTVTAYYLSSVGAQHDEIDIEFLGNLTGEPYLLSTNVYADGVGGREVQFYLWFDPTEDYHTYSIDWNPERIIILVDDNPIRVMLNRQSIGVPFPTKRPMRIYSTLWNGDSWATRWGEVKIDLSNAPFIAGFKNFKANACIAKQGKNCLGFNAGKNRGLGIESKTKMKKILSKWVVYDYCSDLRRYAHGLPYECRKENILQLD, from the exons ATGGTATTTTTAAAAACATATGAACGAAAACAAATTAGAATGGTTTCTTCATCATGTTATGGTTTCCATTTTCTTTTGAGTTTATCTATATTTTTAGGATTTAGCACAATAGTATTGGGTGGAAATTTCAACACCGATTTTGATAATCTTTTTGGAGATGAAAGGGTTAATATAATGAATTATGGCAATAGCATGACCCTTACATTGGATGAATATTGTGGCTCAGGCATTGTGTCCAAAAATGAGTATTTATATGGAAGATTTGATATGGATATCAAGCTTGTTCCTGGAAATTCTGCAGGAACTGTCACAGCCTATTAT CTAAGTTCGGTAGGAGCACAACATGATGAGATTGATATAGAGTTCTTAGGAAATTTGACTGGTGAACCCTATCTTCTCTCTACAAATGTATATGCTGATGGTGTTGGGGGTCGCGAAGTTCAATTCTATCTTTGGTTTGATCCAACAGAAGACTATCACACTTATTCGATTGATTGGAATCCTGAACGTATAAT AATTCTTGTGGATGACAATCCTATAAGAGTGATGCTCAATAGGCAAAGCATTGGTGTTCCATTCCCTACAAAACGACCGATGAGAATTTACTCAACTCTTTGGAATGGAGACTCTTGGGCAACAAGATGGGGTGAGGTAAAGATTGATCTTTCAAATGCGCCATTTATAGCTGGTTTCAAAAACTTCAAGGCCAATGCATGTATTGCAAAGCAAGGTAAAAACTGCCTGGGTTTCAATGCTGGAAAAAATAGAGGACTTGGTATTGAAAGCaagacaaaaatgaaaaaaattcttTCGAAATGGGTAGTTTATGATTATTGTAGTGATTTGAGACGTTATGCTCATGGTCTTCCATATGAATGTCGTAAGGAGAATATATTACAACTTGATTAG
- the LOC131659088 gene encoding uncharacterized protein LOC131659088, with amino-acid sequence MGGAEDMYGPTQIFPLKSFPDVSLSTSSNRANFGSCSNENHHDESDIVRCNIRTLSNSGNACDEKLCDAISKLGVVPGHNRREIQKKFSETQTMDAIGMEGKKRQLWSRLLELKNRYQDGEWIIGGDFNAVKKRSERIGQSLRISNVEWREFSDFIDDCGLVDGPCKGKKFVGLVGMENQRRFFCFMEEEWKGIIVQGRGDFVLKEKFRLIKERLKWWDKNVFGKVDLEVEEGVRDLNALDDMEFWEEEVKEAVRIHFEDKFKEECLERPLLVGIAFKSLSEVDSLSLEVPFSLEEIKDAMWSCDGSKSMGPDGLDGYRPICLVGSIYKMISKLLACRIKKVLSLIISNCQSAFVLGRQMIDGVLIANEVVDYPSREGKECLLFKVDFEKAYDKVSWNFLRYMLRRMGFGKVWMSWMEAMVFSSKMSVLVNGSPTKKFIVERGLRQGDPISPFLFVVVAEGLKALVGRTVENGDFVGINMNGRCFIDMLQFTNDTLLIGDGSWKHLWAIKAALRGFEMVSGLGINYHKSKLIGIIINPHFMGVATNFLTCRTEDKEFKFLVIFIGTNPTRISSWKPLLDNVRRRLNSWKGRWLNFGGRITLLKSVLSSLAIFTLSFYKAPKKVIAELNKLKSNFLRGGSEEKRKVHWVSWNDLCIPVEKGGLGFRRLDEFNKALLLKWNWRIFGASNALWFRMLKARYTDVKLRTSCGIKNLEKDRSSSVWCISFWHAHWLDEGILKNIFLNLYNFSLLQEASIGAMGGWIDGQHIPLGPENRFDMAFMAIWKVEAHLKVKAFGWRCFLNKVPTKDSLLSKGILNSSSNLECTFYDEFHESLYHSFLSCWNAGIVWREMSDWIGKTFRSILDFKEDFWYWSSYCRAKKVKRGKEGTVWLAIIWSLWSRRNDIVFNNATWNSRDVVWSYKALIWRRSYIGKITHPNCNFYEFSNNPLFYLS; translated from the exons ATGGGCGGTGCGGAAGATATGTATGGCCCAACTCAGATTTTTCCTCTTAAGTCTTTCCCTGATGTTTCGTTATCAACATCCAGCAACAGAGCCAACTTTGGGTCCTGTTCTAACGAAAATCATCATGATGAATCGGATATAGTGCGGTGCAATATTAGAACTCTATCTAATTCTGGCAATGCTTGTGATGAAAAATTGTGTGATGCTATCTCTAAGCTTGGAGTGGTACCCGGTCATAATAGAAGGGAAATCCAGAAGAAATTTTCAGAAACGCAAACAATGGATGCAATTGGAATGGAAGGGAAGAAG CGTCAATTATGGTCTCGCCTATTGGAGTTGAAAAATAGATACCAAGATGGAGAGTGGATAATAGGAGGGGATTTTAATGCGGTGAAGAAGCGGAGTGAGAGAATTGGCCAATCTTTAAGAATTAGTAATGTGGAATGGAGAGAATTTTCGGATTTCATTGATGATTGTGGTTTAGTTGATGGTCCGTGTAAAGGAAAGAAGTTTGTTGGTTTAGTGGGGATGGAAAATCAAAGA AGGTTCTTTTGTTTTATGGAGGAGGAGTGGAAGGGGATAATAGTGCAAGGGAGAGgggattttgttttgaaagagaagTTTCGTTTAATTAAAGAGAGGTTGAAGTGGTGGGATAAAAATGTCTTTGGTAAGGTTGATTTGGAAGTTGAGGAGGGTGTTAGAGATTTGAATGCTTTGGATGATATGGAGTTTTGGGAGGAGGAG GTGAAGGAAGCGGTGAGAATCCATTTTGAAGACAAATTCAAGGAGGAGTGTCTTGAAAGACCTTTATTGGTTGGAATTGCTTTTAAATCCTTGAGTGAGGTAGATAGTTTATCTCTTGAGGTTCCCTTTTCGCTTGAGGAGATTAAAGATGCTATGTGGAGTTGTGATGGTTCTAAAAGTATGGGTCCGGATG GTCTTGATGGTTATCGTCCAATATGTCTTGTGGGAAGTATTTACAAGATGATTTCGAAACTCTTGGCTTGTAGGATCAAAAAGGTTCTCTCTTTGATCATATCCAATTGTCAAAGTGCTTTCGTTCTGGGAAGACAAATGATTGACGGGGTGCTTATTGCTAATGAAGTGGTGGACTATCCTAGTAGGGAAGGAAAGGAGTGCCTTCTTTTTAAGGTAGATTTTGAAAAAGCTTATGACAAAGTGAGTTGGAACTTTCTTAGGTATATGTTGAGGAGGATGGGGTTCGGGAAAGTGTGGATGTCTTGGATGGAGGCGATGGTTTTTTCGAGTAAAATGTCGGTTCTAGTTAACGGTAGTCCGACTAAGAAATTCATTGTGGAGAGGGGTCTTCGTCAAGGAGATCCTAtctctccttttctctttgtaGTGGTAGCAGAAGGTTTAAAGGCTTTGGTAGGAAGAACGGTGGAAAATGGAGATTTTGTAGGAATTAATATGAATGGTAGATGCTTCATAGATATGCTTCAATTTACAAACGACACTTTATTAATAGGTGATGGGAGTTGGAAGCATCTTTGGGCCATTAAAGCAGCGTTGAGGGGCTTTGAAATGGTGTCGGGTTTGGGTATTAACTATCATAAGAGTAAGTTGATTGGCATTATTATCAATCCGCACTTTATGGGAGTTGCTACTAATTTTCTTACTTGTAGGACGGAGGATAAGGAGTTCAAATTTCTCGTTATTTTTATTGGCACAAATCCTACTAGAATTTCTTCATGGAAGCCTCTCTTGGATAATGTTAGGAGGAGATTGAATTCTTGGAAAGGTCGGTGGCTTAATTTTGGAGGGAGGATCACTCTTCTAAAATCGGTTTTGAGTAGTTTGGCGATTTTCACACTATCGTTCTACAAAGCTCCCAAGAAGGTTATCGCAGaactaaataaattgaaaagtAATTTTTTACGGGGAGGATCGGAGGAGAAGAGGAAAGtgcattgggtgagttggaacgACTTGTGTATTCCGGTTGAGAAAGGTGGTCTCGGTTTTAGAAGGTTGGATGAGTTCAACAAAGCGCTTCTCTTGAAGTGGAATTGGAGAATTTTTGGCGCTTCTAATGCGTTGTGGTTTAGGATGTTGAAGGCGCGGTATACGGATGTGAAACTTAGGACAAGTTGTGGTATAAAGAATTTAGAGAAGGATAGGTCTTCCTCGGTGTGGTGTATATCCTTCTGGCATGCTCATTGGTTGGATGAAGGAATCTTAAAGAATATTTTTTTGAATCTTTATAATTTTTCTCTCTTGCAAGAAGCTTCAATTGGAGCCATGGGAGGTTGGATTGATGG GCAGCATATCCCTCTTGGCCCGGAAAATCGCTTTGATATGGCTTTTATGGCTATATGGAAGGTGGAAGCACATTTAAAAGTGAAGGCGTTTGGTTGGAGATGCTTCCTCAATAAAGTTCCGACGAAGGACTCGCTTTTGAGTAAAGGTATTCTTAATTCTTCCTCGAATTTAGAATGTACTTTCTATGATGAATTTCATGAGTCATTATACCATTCTTTTTTATCTTGTTGGAATGCCGGTATTGTTTGGAGAGAGATGTCCGATTGGATAGGAAAGACTTTTAGAAGCATTTTAGATTTTAAGGAGGATTTTTGGTATTGGAGCTCTTATTGCCGAGCCAAGAAAGTCAAAAGAGGAAAGGAGGGAACCGTTTGGTTAGCGATCATTTGGAGTCTTTGGTCGCGTAGGAATGATATAGTCTTTAACAATGCTACTtggaattcgagggacgtggttTGGAGTTATAAGGCTCTTATTTGGAGGCGGTCGTATATCGGGAAAATTACTCATCCCAATTGTAACTTCtatgagtttagcaataacccattATTTTACTTAAGCTAG
- the LOC131659091 gene encoding uncharacterized protein LOC131659091: MAGRNDVAIAPALEAVQNQPNTSVNDESHSLSMFQRENLPTFKVHKVQYGTHMLAGEADDWWLDTCQRLEVVGEVITRAVFSRGFLRKYLPEDVRGKKEMEFHELKQGISTVVKYAAKFVELMKFYLHYSVETAGFSKCIKFENGLRLGIKQAIGYQQIRRFLELVNSCRIYEEDNMAHSVYYKSHNEKKGRNKDRAKPYSAPANKGKQKAFDGKKPSGGGAPASVRCYKYGHPNHRASECKNDGPTCFNYGEHGHIST; encoded by the exons ATGGCTGGAAGAAACGATGTTGCAATTGCTCCTGCCTTAGAGGCTGTGCAGAATCAGCCTAACACTAGTGTGAATGACGAATCTCATAGCTTGAGCATGTTTCAAAGGGAGAACCTGCCTACTTTCAAGG TGCATAAGGTACAAtatggtactcatatgctggctggagaggctgatgactggtggcttGACACTTGTCAGAGATTGGAGGTTGTAGGTGAGGTGATTACTCGTGCTGTATTCAGTAGAGGATTCTTGAGAAAGTATCTTCCAGAGGATGTTCGGGGCAAGAAAGAGATGGAATTCCATGAACTAAAACAAGGGATTTCAACTGTTGTGAAGTATGCTGCTAAGTTCGTGGAACTTATGAAGTTCTATCTACACTATAGTGTAGAGACTGCTGGGTTttctaagtgtatcaagtttgagaatgggctGCGTCTTGGAATCAAGCAAGCCATAGGGTATCAGCAGATACGGCGATTTCTTGAGTTGGTGAATAGCTgtaggatctatgaagaggacaaCATGGCTCATTCAGTATATTATAAGAGTCACAATGAAAAGAAGGGAAGGAACAAAGACCGTGCTAAGCCTTATAGTGCTCCTGCTAACAAAGGGAAGCAAAAAGCTTTTGATGggaagaagccaagtgggggaggagctccCGCTTCTGTCCGATGTTATAAATATGGTCATCCGAATCATCGTGCTTCTGAATGTAAAAACGATGGCCCGACTTGTTTTAATTATGGAGAACATGGTCATATCAGTACCTAG